ACACAAAAAGCGATCTGAATTCATCCCGTTACCGCCCCGAAACCCGCCTTGTCCACGCCGGAACGATCCGTTCGGATTTCGGCGAGATGTCGGAATCGCTGTTCCTGACGCAGGGTTTCACCTACGAGAGCGCGGAGGAATGCGAAGCCCGCTTCAAGGGCGAGAAGCCCGGCTTTCTCTATTCGCGATTCTCCAATCCCACGGTTGCGATGTTCGAGCGCCGCATGGCAGCCCTTGAAGGCGCCGAAGCCGGGCGCGCCACCGCGACCGGCATGGCCGCGATGACCACCGCGATGCTCGCGCCGCTTCAGGCCGGAGATCATGTCGTCGCGGCAAGGGCGCTGTTCGGTTCGTGCCGCTACGTCATCGAAACGCTGCTGCCGCGCTACGGCATCACCTCCACGCTGGTGGATGGCCGCGACCTCGACGCCTGGCGCAAGGCGATGCGCCCCAACACCAAGACGTTGTTTCTGGAGAGCCCGACCAATCCCACGCTCGAAGTCGTCGATATCGCGGAAGTGGCGAAGATCGCCCATCAGGGCGGCGCGCGTCTCGTGGTGGACAACGTGTTCGCGACGCCTCTTTACCAGAGCCCGCTCGCGCTCGGCGCCGATGTGGTGGTCTATTCCGCGACCAAGCACATCGACGGTCAGGGCCGCTGTCTCGGCGGCATCATCCTGTCGTCGCAAGAGTTCATCATGGAGCACATCCATAATTTCTTCCGCCAGACCGGGCCCTCGATGTCGCCGTTCAACGCCTGGGTGCTGTTGAAGGGACTCGAGACGCTCGGCGTGCGCGTCAAGGCGCAGACCGAAAGTGCCGCGAAGATCGCGGACTTTCTCGCCACGCATCCGAAAGTGACGCGGCTGATCTATCCCGGCCGCGCCGACCATCCGCAGGCCGATGTCATCAAGAAGCAGATGCGCGCGGGATCGACGATGATCGGCTTCGAGGTGAAGGGCGGCAAGGAAGGCGCATTCCGCGCCCTGAACGGTTTTCAGGTCGCCCGCATTTCCAACAATCTCGGCGACTCCAAGAGCATCGTCACCCATCCCGCCACCACGACGCATCAGCGTCTGACGCCGGAGGAACGTGCCGAGCTTGGTATCGGCGACGGTTTTATCCGCTTCTCGGTCGGCCTTGAACACGTCGACGATCTGATCGAGGACGTTCAGGGCGCGCTGGAAAAAGTCTGAGGCAAGCGCGCCGCCATTCAAAAAGCCCGCCGTCTGGCGGGCTTTTTTCATGCCCTCACATCGGCCTGAAGCTCATGACGCTTCCCGGCCTTTCGGTGCCGGGTTCGGCTTTGGCTTCCCCGACCGATTTGATGATGGTGTCGCCGAGCAACTGGGCGAAGCAAGCGTATCCCCAATCGTTCATGTGCAACCCGTCGGAGATCGAGAAACT
The nucleotide sequence above comes from [Pseudomonas] carboxydohydrogena. Encoded proteins:
- a CDS encoding O-succinylhomoserine sulfhydrylase, translating into MSDTKSDLNSSRYRPETRLVHAGTIRSDFGEMSESLFLTQGFTYESAEECEARFKGEKPGFLYSRFSNPTVAMFERRMAALEGAEAGRATATGMAAMTTAMLAPLQAGDHVVAARALFGSCRYVIETLLPRYGITSTLVDGRDLDAWRKAMRPNTKTLFLESPTNPTLEVVDIAEVAKIAHQGGARLVVDNVFATPLYQSPLALGADVVVYSATKHIDGQGRCLGGIILSSQEFIMEHIHNFFRQTGPSMSPFNAWVLLKGLETLGVRVKAQTESAAKIADFLATHPKVTRLIYPGRADHPQADVIKKQMRAGSTMIGFEVKGGKEGAFRALNGFQVARISNNLGDSKSIVTHPATTTHQRLTPEERAELGIGDGFIRFSVGLEHVDDLIEDVQGALEKV